GCCGCGTCGGGTCTATCGCGAAGGCTCGATCTCCGGCTACGGCTATGGCTACAACCGCCCGCACTACGGTTATCGCGTGCACCGCTACGGGCACGCCGGGCGCTATTACGGCCAGCGCGTGCTGCGCCGCTATTACTGATCCAAGAAAGCGTTTTCAAGCGAAGTGGATGCCGGTTCGCGTGAAGAAAACGCGTCAAAACAAAAAGCTGGAGCTTCGGTTCTGATTTAATCAGAACCGAAGCTCCAGAATCCTGAAAGTTTTGACGCCCGTTCGCTTCGCGCGAGCGGGCGCTTTTTATTTCATGAGTCCGAGCCGGGTGGCGCCTATGTAGAGCGCGAGCACCGCGGCGTTCGAGACGTTCAGGCTCTTGATCTCGCCGGGCATGTCGAGCCGCGCCACCACGCTGCAGGTCTCGCGCGTCAATTGCCGCAGGCCCTTGCCTTCGGCACCCAGCACCAACGCCAGCGGCTGCTGCAGCGTGACCGCGCCGAGGTCTTCGGTCCCCTCACTGTCCAGCCCGACCGTCATGAAGCCGCGGTCGTTCAACGCGGTGAGCGCGCGGGCGAGGTTTTGCACGGTGACCAGCGGCACCAGTTCCAGCGCGCCGGACGCAGATTTCGCCAGCACGCCGGTGGCCTCCGGGCTGTGCCGGGCGGTGGTGACGATCGCTTTCACCGCAAACGCGGCCGCCGAACGCATGATCGCGCCGACATTGTGCGGATCGGTGATCTGGTCGAGCACCAGCACGATGCCTTCCTGAGCCAGCGTATCGATGTCAGGCGAGGGCAGGGGCTCGGCTTCCGCCAACAGCCCCTGGTGCACGGCGTCGGGCCCGAGCCGCTGGTCGATCGCGTTCGGCCGGACGATTTCGGGGGGAACGCGGGTGTCGATATTCTCGTCCGCCAGCCGCCGGGCGGCGTTTTCGGTCAGGAACAGCTTGCGGATCTGCCGTTCCGGGTTGGCCAGCGCCGCCGAAACGGTGTGCCAGCCATAAAGAATCACCGGTCCGTCGGGGCTCGAATCCCGGTCCCGGTGACCAGGCGGACGGGCGAATTTCCGCCCTTTTTCGAAGGGTTTGCCGCCGCCACGGCGGAACGGCGGTTTTCGGTCGCGATCGCTCATGGGGAGCTTGTGTCACGGGTCCCTGATTATGGCAATTTGGATGCCTCAAGGGCCGTTTTTAGCGGCTTGCCTTGGTTGACTTTGCCACCCCCCTTCGCCCATAAACGCGCCCGACCGGGAGCGCGCCATCGGCTCACGGTATTAACGTCATCCATGGCCTGATCCGCCGCCTCCAAGCGGTTAGGCTTGCGATGGTGTTGGACGGGGGAGTGTCCCGAGTGGCAAAGGGAGCTGACTGTAAATCAGCCGTCTTACGACTTCGAAGGTTCGAGTCCTTCTTCCCCCACCAACCTTTATCAATGGCTTAGGCTGCATCCGCTTCCCAGAGCCCAACCAAGTTGGGAAGCATCGAGAAGGGCGCTACGCGGCACGGCTGGCGATGGCGGTGACGCACTGCATCTTCTTGGTGTTGGTCAATTTATTGGATAGCGCCCTAAGGTTGTCACCTTTTGCGGCAGCTCTGCCATTTCCTCGTACCCAGCGAGGGGTAGGTTAAGGACGCGTACTGCGAACTCGGCTTGGGCTACCTTCTCGCGCAGCGAGATCACTTCCGACATTTTTGGAAGAGCCGGTCTCGGGCAAGGGGATGCTGCTTTCTTGGCTGCTTCATAAGCATTCAACGGCACTCCGCAAAACCCTGGCAAGTGCAGCGCCGCCATGCGGCGGACTTTGCGCGCAAACAAGGCATTTCCTCGCCTAAAAGCGCAGAAGCCAGCAACGTTCAATGCCTCATGCGCGACGGCGGACCAACATTCGCTTAGCCAACCTGGCGGGAGCTGAAATTCTCTCGATGCCCGAGTAAAGCAGCTGTCTTTGTGTCGTTGGTTTCGGATTCGACAAAACAGTCAGCGCAGCAATCTTTAGCCGGTCCGCAACTGGTGATGACCCCGGCGAGCGCGGTCGCCATCCCAGCCGCCGAAGACAAGAATTGGCCTGGTAGATCTTGGCGCGCTTATCCAAGGAGCGGAGCGCGAACCAGATACTCACACTCACGGAGACATTGTCTCCATTGAAAATCAAATGAGGAGCGAGTGGTGGTTGGTGAACCGCTTTGCCTGGAACCAAACGATACCTGACCCCCAAGTTACGGGTCTCGTCGCGAAGGATTCCCGCAAACGCGCGCCCGCGATAGAAATCCTCGATTTCTTGCTCGGTCAGTACGAAGCGATTCTCCTGATCAAAAAGATACACATCCTTGTCGCCCTGGATTTGAAACAAAAAGTTCATATCGTGATCGAAATGGTACGGTGTCATCATGTTCGGAGAAGCGACAAATATTGATAGACCCGACCAGCTGATTTCATCCTCCAGCCGCAACTTCGTCAGGTCCTCCAACTCGGCAATGAAGCTTCTGCGCAGTTGCTCATAGCGCGGGTCCAGTTCGTGCAAGCTGGACATCTTGAGCCATATACCGCCTCGTTCGATGCGCTTGACTATCTCGACCAGTTGACCCTCCGCGGCCATCGCTTCGATATCGATCTCCTCGGAGGCACCTGCGCTCTCGAACCTTATGCCGTACTTGTTTGGGTCGCCCCGCCGAACAACGGATTCGGCTATGCGCGCAAGCTCGGAGATTTCGAAGAGCGGATGGTGTGCGAGTTGATGACTAAAGAGAAACGGGCTGTGACCTACCGTCGCCCACGACGCGGTTTCCGGTGCCACCGCATCGACGATGTGTGGAGTGTCCAGTTGACCCGTTTGAACCACCAGCGACATAACGCCGCTCCGCTCGCGGGAACCGTGCATTTCTATGTATATCAGTCACTTAGTAATCCCTTAGTAACGATTTTGTGATTTTGACTGCACGTCGATTCGCTGGCCGTCGGGGACGTGCGCCCCATGATGTCCGATCTTCAGCATCGGACACCACCTACTTCTGCGCGTTGGAGAAAGCCGTTTCGAGCACGTCGCCGATCGGCTGCCAGGTGCGGCCGTCGAATTGAATCAGCCGCAGGTGTTTGATCGGCCGGAAGTTCCAGGGGCCGGTGCTGATTTTGATTCCAGGCAGCAACATGGAGCCCTGGTAGTCCTGGAGGGCCGCTGCCTGCTTCATGACGTTCTCGCGAGACAGGTCGCTGCCGCACTGTTTGAGCACCTGGGCCAATGTCTCGGCGGCGGCGTAGCCGAACACGGCGGCACTGTCGTCCTTGCCGCCGGCCCGGTTATATTTTTCGATGAATGCCTGCCAGTCCCTGGAGGCTTGTTCGTCCTTCCAGGCCGGATCATTTGGATCTTTCAAGAAGGCAGCTGTAATTGCGCCCAAGGCGTCTTCCGGCCCGGCAGGCTTTGGCGCCGTCGCAATCGATGAAGCCATATGGTTCAGTATGAACACAGGATGCCAATTGAGATCCGCCGCTATTCGGACGACTTTCGCTGCGTTTGCAGGCATCCCTGCAAATACAAAAACGTCCGCTCCCGACCGCTTCAAGACCGATACGTGCGTGTCCAGATGCTCATCTGCGATATCGTAGGCGATGTCGACCCTGATCATCCGGGCGATGTTACCGAGCCCGTCTTCCAACCCCTTGAACAGTTCTCGACCGAAATAATCGTTCTGCCAAAGAGCTACGATCTTTTTTCCGGGGTAGGACGCCTGGATGTAGTTGGCGTAGATGCGCCCCTCTTCCCGAATGGAGGGCTGCCAGCCCATCGTCCACGGGAACATCGATGGATCGCTCAGATGGTCGTCTCCTGAGGCGACAAAGAGTTGAGGAATTTGCCTTTCATTCAGGTATGCGCGAACGGCAAAGTTTCCCGGCGTTCCGAACGAACCGAACATCAAGAGGACGTCGTCTTTCTCGATAAGGCCGCGTGTAAGGTTCAGCGCGGTCGACGGATCGGATTTGTCATCATATGAGATGAAGCGCACCTTGCGGCCGTTGATCCCGCCGCGCTCGTTGATCATCTCGAAATACGCCGCTTCGGCTTTTCCAATCGCTCCGAAGACCTCCAAACTGCCGCTATAGGGCATAACGTTCCCGATGCGAATTTCAGTGTCGGTCACGCCGGGGTCGCGCACGCGCTCGGAGATCGCGCTTAATGACGCAAGCGCCAAGACAATCGCAATCAGCGTTCGGACTCTGGTTTGCATCGGATGAACTCAGTTACAAAAAGAGTGCAGCCAGATTTCGAGACATATTGAACGCGCTCGGCTTGATTTAGATCAACGCCGAGAGATTGACGGCAGCGTGGTCGTCATTGACAAGAATGGATGAGCCCTTCGTCCCAACCGGCTCATGCCGAAACAGGGCGACAACTGGCGGCAGAGGCTGGAGCAAGTTCCCGCAAAACGCGATGCGACAAGCCTACGCCGTCGATCGGTTGTGTCAACGAATTCGCTTTTGTTCCTCGAAGCCTCAGCCCTGACCGCCTTCCTCAGCGGTTTCCGGCAACGATTCTCCGGGGCGATAAAGCCTGATCGGGCGGATCTCGTAGACGGCGG
This portion of the Bradyrhizobium sp. AZCC 2262 genome encodes:
- a CDS encoding ABC transporter substrate-binding protein, translated to MQTRVRTLIAIVLALASLSAISERVRDPGVTDTEIRIGNVMPYSGSLEVFGAIGKAEAAYFEMINERGGINGRKVRFISYDDKSDPSTALNLTRGLIEKDDVLLMFGSFGTPGNFAVRAYLNERQIPQLFVASGDDHLSDPSMFPWTMGWQPSIREEGRIYANYIQASYPGKKIVALWQNDYFGRELFKGLEDGLGNIARMIRVDIAYDIADEHLDTHVSVLKRSGADVFVFAGMPANAAKVVRIAADLNWHPVFILNHMASSIATAPKPAGPEDALGAITAAFLKDPNDPAWKDEQASRDWQAFIEKYNRAGGKDDSAAVFGYAAAETLAQVLKQCGSDLSRENVMKQAAALQDYQGSMLLPGIKISTGPWNFRPIKHLRLIQFDGRTWQPIGDVLETAFSNAQK
- the rlmB gene encoding 23S rRNA (guanosine(2251)-2'-O)-methyltransferase RlmB, yielding MSDRDRKPPFRRGGGKPFEKGRKFARPPGHRDRDSSPDGPVILYGWHTVSAALANPERQIRKLFLTENAARRLADENIDTRVPPEIVRPNAIDQRLGPDAVHQGLLAEAEPLPSPDIDTLAQEGIVLVLDQITDPHNVGAIMRSAAAFAVKAIVTTARHSPEATGVLAKSASGALELVPLVTVQNLARALTALNDRGFMTVGLDSEGTEDLGAVTLQQPLALVLGAEGKGLRQLTRETCSVVARLDMPGEIKSLNVSNAAVLALYIGATRLGLMK